Within the Catalinimonas niigatensis genome, the region TTTACTTATGTTACTCCTGCCATTAGATTATTGGCACTATTGACAGTTTTACTGTTATCAACTCCCTCACTCCAGGCACAAAATCGTACTGTAAGTGGAAAGGTAGTAAGTGGAGAAGAAAATACCCCTTTACCAGGGGTCAACGTTATCCTGAAAGGTAGCACGCTAGGTACGGTTACCAATGCGGAAGGTGAGTACAGATTGCAATTACCTGACGGAGATGGTATCCTTTCTTTCTC harbors:
- a CDS encoding carboxypeptidase-like regulatory domain-containing protein, whose protein sequence is MKNTFTYVTPAIRLLALLTVLLLSTPSLQAQNRTVSGKVVSGEENTPLPGVNVILKGSTLGTVTNAEGEYRLQLPDGDGILSFSFIGYISQEIEVGNQSTINVTLSEDARQLSEVVVTGLYHADQA